The sequence AAAATAGTTCTATGCATTTGTGGTTTCAGATTACTAATTCCCCATCGATTCTGATGTACCCGACattgtaatttataattattggatccattcataatttatattttgaaatataaTTCTATTTTTTGCCTATCCCTCCCACGTATTATAAGATGCAATGAAGATTTTACTGTTCCTATCTATGTTACTGTCATTGTTTGACTCATTATTGTCATTGATAACTTTAAGGAATTCTATCAATTtttggacttttaaaagttttaattttGGCAAAGATAGATTATTTACCATTTCAGGATTTAGATAGTTCAGTGTATACAATATTAGGTATGAAAAATTAGGAATCATATCTCACAATCTGGCATGTATATTTTACCCATCTACAAATTCTATGTCAAAATGGGATCGAATTATTTACCGATTAaagttgaaaaaagaaaagaatcaaGTTTTCCGTTGGGACGTAACtagatctaatatttttttagaattgtAACTAGATAATACTAAACCTCTATAATTGTTtgacttcaaaaaaaaaaaaaaaactatagagagagaaaaaaaaaactaatttgtCAACAAATCACAAATTGACACGAAATTCCCAATACACCCTCCCCAGCCCAGAACTCTTCCTCTTCAAACCTATCGCCTCTAGAAAAACCCAACAACAAATTatctagatatatatatatatatatatatatatatctagagagagagagagagagattgatgTGAGAGAAACACCACCTTGGCGTATAAACTCAGAAATCCGCAGCATAACCAGAAACGAACCCTACAGATTCTACATACACTCAAACACAAACACGCTGTCTCTCTCTCAACATCTATATAAGCAAAACTCAAGCTCGAATTTTGATTCTCAGAATCCCATCTCTCTTTTCATCCCACAACCCATTCATGCGTTTCAGTTCTCGCATAATCATATATCATGAGCAATATCCCTAGATCTCTCACCGATTCCGCTCTAACCCTCTTCAAACTCGCCATCTCGGCATCCGATCCCTggcccttctctctctccctcttctagCACAGATCCCTCGGAAAAACCCTAATTTCTCCTCATCTAATTCTGTACAGCAATTTTACATCCGGTCGATTTTCATATGCACATGCCGCACATTCACTTCCACCACGGCGGCGGCGCTGCGCGGCGGAGTATTCCGAAGGGATGCCTGGCGGTGATGGTGGGGCAGGGGGCGGAACAGCAGCGGTTTGTGATTCCGGTGATGTACGTGAACCACCCGCTCTTCACGCAGTTGCTCAAGGCGTCGGAGGAGGAATACGGCTTCGATCAGAAAGGTCCGATAAATATTCCGTGTCACGTCGAGGAATTCTGTCACGTCCGCGGCCTGATTGACAAGGAGACGGCGGAGCACGGCGGTCACCACCACCATctcaaccaccaccaccaccaccaccaccagttTTTGTGCTTCAAGGCTTGATGTTTTTCACGCGTTTGTTGAAAAATGGCGGTTGGCGTTATTTGTTAGGTGATTTTTAAATTTGACGTGCTGTAAAATCAAAACTCGTTTTATTCTTTTGGTTTTATGTTGCCTTTAATTTACAGATTACAGAATTCATGATTGTTTTACGTTTTTTTGATCAATCAATCAAAAATATTGCGtaatttctattatattatcaaTATTACTTTGTAGGCTTCATATATTTGATTGCTAACACTGCCGTTAATTTTCTAGTTTAGGATGATTTCAGGCCTAAAACTAGTAATGATTTCAAGCCTAAAACTAGTAATTATAAATGTAACATTATTTATAAGGattaattaacccaaaattTAATTAAGTGTAACGTAAAATCCTTGTAATTCAATTACTAGTAATTATTTCATCCTCCATAAATGGTTATAGTTGTATATGTTACACTTCATCTTCGATTTCTTCGTTTTGAATTCATCgtgaaatttatatattttctgtGTATAATATACATGAACCAAGAaatgagattaatataattaaatattaaatcctaaaaaatattttttggatGATGAAGCAATGAGATATGATTGTttggaaggaaaaaaaatagaaagaggAGAAAGAATTGAAGGTGATTAGGTGCAGTATGTTGAACCAATGACGTTGGGGACGTGGGTCCACCATCAAATTGACATCCaccttttttttgttcttttttaaaGGATCATTTATTTATGCTTTAAATTTATTACTCCATATTTTTCTTTCAGGTGGGAGTTGAATATAATCAAGATTGGTTTGGGTGGTTACAATTACTAGAAGCctacaaaaatatcattttagcTCAAAAGCATACCACTTATTATTAGTGTATAGATAAATCTTTTGTATTAATTActtcagaaccgatcacctacccaccgtgggcaagcataacgtgcccaccattaatgtggcaattttaattagaaaagataactaataaatcttactctaattaaaattatcttactataattacaattgccacatcatggtggacacgttatgcatgcccacggtgggtaggtgatcggttctgttaATTACTTATATTCCAAAATTTAacgtatttttaaaaaaatattcagaCTTTGAGATTTAGAGCATTCATATCGATCAGGCTCATCCGCCGACTTGAGTCAGCCATGACGATGAGCCTCCCGATGCAACCCCTCTAACTGAGGCGAGACTCGTTCCAACGAGTCGAGCTCAACGGTGAAAAAAAAAAGCGGGTGTATTACATGcgtcaaattaaaaaaaattgaaatttgctCCACTAGATTTTTAATGGCTATTGTAGCcatttgttatcttttatttattttttcttctataaatGCCTATTAACTCTACACAATTTTCACAACAAAAATCAAGGTTCTTTTCTTTATTCTCTCTTAATttactctcaatctctctcaaaaaaaaaatccctctAATGAATCCCAACAATTTCGATTTCTTTTCTTCAAATACTTTATTACCAGCCGGACCTCACAGTAGTGAGCATAAGGAGGATACGCAAGAAAGTCATGGCTCGGCAAAGCCACAACCGTGGTCGGCTTGAAAAGCGAAGGCAAATAAAGAGAATGCGGTAGGGGATGAAGGCAAAAAGAAGGGGCGCCAAACTTACAAGCTTGAAGAAACAGATCTCATTGCCCATATGTAGTTGGATCGAGGAGACGAACGACGTTATCCATGGTGTCGACCAAAAAGGCGATGCCTATTATGAGAGAGTGTTGGAGAGGGTAATCGCGTGCCGTGGTGCCCGAGCTGTTCACCATTTGACAAGTGAGATCTCATTGGGGATGTGTCACTGTTGAGGTGAAGCTTAGGGAGGCAAcatgggttgaagccaatgcgaAGTGGCCAAGTGATCACAACGACGACATAGTACAGGAGAAGGCGCAAACCTTGTACACATCTAGAAACAAGGGCGTTCTATTCAAGTGGTGGAATGCGTGGAGAATTCTCCTGCCGAACTGAAAGTTCAAGTCCTTGTACTTATAAGGCGACGTTCATGCCTCCAAGTAGATAAAAATGTTGGAAAGCGGCGATTTGACAACATCGGCCTCAAGCGAAGAAAATTCTTCTACCTGGCCAATAGGTAACAAGGTGGCGAAGGCGGCGGCAAAGAGCAAAGGATCAGAAACCTCAATGCCTTCAACCGAGTTTTTGAGTTTCATGGGCAAGACGCAAACAAGTCTCGCCAAAATCGCCAAGGCCAATAAGGAGAAAAATCGACTAAAGTGCAAGGCAATGGATATGAAAATTATTTTCATGGAGACATCGCGAATGTAGCCGAAGCAACAAGAAATACATGCCGAGATCAACGAGGAGAAGAATCGACTTAAGCGCGAAGCAAAGAAcatgaaaattatttttcatggaTACGTCGGTAATGACACTGGAGCAACAAGAAATACATGCACAACGGGTGGCAGAAATTCTAGCATGAAGGGAAGTCAGGGATGattgattttcatttttaaaatttatgtagttttaaatttatgtcatttaattttattatgtattttaaattttagtaatttaaattaatataattttaatttaagaaaattatcttatttaaatttgtgtcatttaaattaaatcaaaaattaaaaataaaaaactcaaACTAATTCATATAAGTGAATATTATAGACAACCCAATATATTAATTGACTCATAAGTGGACTCAGAGCATGAGCGAGTCAAGTATTGACTCAATCGATGCAGATGCTCTTATAGAAACGGCTTCTTTGCTATGTAAATATTGAATTCATCTAAAATCAATTTTTCATTCAACCACTAAAAGAAAATCCACctcaaattatattttattgtatatatctatttattcCATTATAACTTAATTAGACATGCATcgaattatattttctaaaatgtTTGTGTAAGTTTAAATAGGCATACGATTATCTAAAATCACAAAGTTCATACATTTAAAATGTAATTTAAAGATAAATATTACTCCTTAAAAATGATCCATAACAAAAAGTTATATTGAGTCGCTCCACTCGCTCCATTGTCACTTCGCAAAGTCACATTGGTTATATAACCTCAAAATATAGTACAAATAAAGGATAAACTTTCCTAGATGtcttgtaataataataataataataataataataataataataataataataataataataataataaggaaaaCAAGAGATGTCTTGTAATGATAtctttttgtttaattatgttttttttttttgatcagtaaagtaaaaattttattaaaagaaaagggatcaaggcatcaggaatgccaatcaaaacaacaaaacaagtttgaagtctttggaacaccaagaagtaaaagtaattcctaactccacgattttgtaggcctcgttccaactccaaagtctccccttaatctgtaaaacaagtctatcaatatcccaagccttgtcccGGAAACGACTAtcattcctgctttcccagagcaaccacactgttcccacccacaaagctttaagcagtcttctttctctcttcttttttccagccgcaatgaaagaaatgaagtgttgaaaaatacctctcggatttgccgttttgatgtcaagccattgaaagatctggtcccacaccgccgctgctttaGGACAATAGAGGAACaggtgttccgtcgtttcctcactagaaacacaggcattgcaccatctctcctccacgctgatctggacatttcttctactcagattatcacatgttgccaatctgtttctaagacatctccatgccgtcaccttggctttatttggtgttggggccttccaaacctttgccatctccaaaggtaaaacttgttgctcctctcttgtttttgccacaatttcatatgccgacttgattgtgaagcatccatctggTGTCGCCTTCCAGTTCCATCCGTCTATTACATCTACACAAGGAACAAAATCAGCTATAACCAACTGGAGATCCTCCGCAaaccctttctccctctcccttaactccctcctccactccaccCTCCACACCCACGACCCTCCTTCCCAAAATCCACTTTCACCAACCAGCCTTTTCTTGTTCAGGCTCAAATTATACAGTCtcggaaacacaaacttaagGGGTTTGTCAACCGCCCACACATCCTCCCAAAAGCTGGTATCAAGCCCAtccccaattcttcgcctcaaattattgatgaaccaccgatctctccttcctcctaccttatccacaattttctgccaccaccctttctgtccacctcttcccgccaccgaacattcacccccttccccccacactaGCCCCCCATAAATCGATTTGATCACCCTTACCCACAGAGCTTTCCCCTCCCCTAAAAATCTCCAGAGCCACTTACTTAACAGGACCTGATTAAACCAATCGATATTCCGAAACCCCAGACCTCCTGAATCCTTGTTTAGGCACAAGGCATTCCACTTGAACCAAGTGATACCCCCCATCTGTGTGCctcctccccacaaaaatttgGTGAACAGTGAATTAAGTTCCTTAATCACCGCTTTAGGTATGAAAGCGAGGGATAATTGATATACCGGGATGGATTGCAACACCGACTTGACTAGAGTAATTCGCCCTGCCAATGAAAGGTGTCTCTTCTTCCAGCTTGCCACTTTGTTTGAAACTTTTTCAATCAAAAActtccaatctccaacaccatTGCTGCGCCCCCCCACTTTAGTACCCAAGTAGTTGCACGGAAAGGAACCGATCTTGCACATGAGGAGCGATGCCCATCTCCTCTCAACTGCCTCATCCACTCCCACTGTCAGAAGACAACTTTTGTCGAAATTTACAGCTAAACCCGAGGCGAACTGAAAGAGAATCAGGAGTTTTTTTACGCTCTCCATATTCTTGTCATctgcctccaacaagaagatagtATCGTCCGCGTACTGTAGATGTGAAATGGGCACTTTATCCTTGCCAATCTTCGCCGGGACCAGGAACTGCCTCTCCGTTGCTCTTTCAATGAACTCGTTAAGGCCTTCCGCCACGATAAGGAACAGGAAAGGTGACAATgggtcaccctgtctcaaacctctctccattttgaattCTCCCGTCGATGACCCGTTCACCAATACACTTGCCATTCCAGATTCCAGACACCCTttaatccacttcctccaaactccgtcaaagttaagtcgatctagaagcatatccaagaaatcccattgcacagagtcgtatgcttttgcgaagtcaatcttgaagaaaatacggcccactctcttcttttttgcctcaaaaatagCTTCATTCAGGATAACCACCCCATCTAGGATGAAGCTACCCTTGACAAAAgcactttgattatcggaaATGATCGACCCCATAACCCTCTTCAATCTCTCAGCCAGGATTTTAGCCACAATTTTGAACAAGCTAGTGATAAGAGAAATTGGGCGAAAATCATCGAGCGacccagccccttctttcttcggaatcaaaacaataaaagaggCGTTACCACCTTTCGGTATTTTGCCGCTTTCATGAAATTCCTTCAAAACCTGGAGTAAGTCCTCTTTAACCACGTGCCACGCCGCTCTCCAGAATGTGAAGTTAAATCCATCGGGTCCCGGACTCTTGTCTCCACTACAGCTCCAAACTGCTTCTTTAATCTCGTCCAGATCAAAATCCCTGATCAGCCACTGCCTCtcgtcatttgaaattttcctCCTCATGAAGTCCAGGGGGAAATCGGGCATCAGTCGTTCATTCCTTTTGAAAAaagcttcaaaatgatttctcactcttGCTTTAACCTCTTCCGGTTTAGATATCCACGAGTTATCAAAGAGCATTCCGCCAATCTCGTTTTTAACACGTCTCCCACGAATTGCCCTATGGAAAAAACCCGAATTAATGTCTCCCTCTTTGAGCCATTTGATTTTGGCTTTCTGTTGCAGCATCATCTGTTTATTCTTCAGTTGAAGGGAGAGCAGGGCTTGAATCTCATTTCTCTTAATCACCTCTGATTCTTGAAGACCTCTCTGTTCGTCCACCTTATCTTTCTCTTGAAGTTCCTTCTGAAGTTCTTTAATTTTGTGATCAATCTCACCGAAAGATGTCCGATTCCACACCTTCAAGGCCTCTTTTAGTTTCTTTAGTTTCTCCTTAACCTCAAAAAATCTCCATCCCCCCACCTTAGTCCCTGTCCAAACCTGCTTGACCATCTCCTCGAACTCCGAATGATTCACCCATGCATTGAGGAACCGAAAaggtcttggtccccaatcctccgATCTTGTAGTGAGAATAATCGGACAGTGATCCGAAATTGAACGTTGAAGTCCTCGTGCCGACGTCCGTTCCCAAGCAGCCAGCCAATTCTCATTAACGAGGAAGCGATCAATCTTACTCTTGCACTTTCCATTTGGTTTGTGCCAAGTAAACTTCCGGCCTTGAGTTTTAATTTCCTCCAAATCGTTCCCCTGaataaattcttcaaaacttCTTGCATCAGCCGCGCAAAACGTCTCCCCACTGCCCACACGTTCATCCCTCCTCCTAACTGAGTTAAAGTCGCCCAAGATACATACACTCCTATCCGTATTTTGTTCCACAATTGAGCTTAAGACATCCCACAAGATCCGCTTATCCCCTGTGCCGACTGGTGCGTACACGTTGATGATGCAACATAAAATATCACCCTCCTTGTACCTACCAttcaccaccaccgcccccgGTAAATCCCACGTACTAGAAGCTTCGAAAACCTCCCTATTCCACAAGCATACAATTCCTCCTGCCCTTCCCTCCGAATTCCTAATCGCTCTGTCTGTATAATTAGACCCCCACCAAGATTTACAAAACAAATCCCTGAACACCTCCATCTTTGTCTCCTGCAAGCAACAAAAATCGATCTTCTGCCCTTTCACCAAATCAGTAACATCTCTCTGCTTCGCAACACTCCCCAAGCCCCGAATGTTATAAGAtaacaaattcattaaacatTCCTCAAAATACTCCTAGCATTTACGCAAGAAAGAAAATTACCTTGCGCCTCAATCTGTCGAGCAACATCTTCGTCTGGAATTTGACTTGAAAGCCCGATCTTCTTTCCAAAATCCCAGATCTGCTGACCTGAAATTTGCTCCCCAACTGTCGTCTCATGCCCTTCTTCGTTCTCCCCCTGTCTTTCCTGCTCTGCCACTTCCTCCCCCCTTCCATCAATTGGCTCTAAATCTGAAATGAAGTGTTcccatttctctttctccctggctctattctttttcttttctctccctttttttccttttgaattTTGTTCACCAAACCTTTTGCTTTGCTTTGAATACCTTTTGCTTTGCTTTGAACGACTTTGTTCCTCAGAGCTTAATATCTGAAGCTCGTTGACTTCGATCCTTTGCCCTTCCTCATTCCACGCCTTGTCCTCCACCACATTTTTGGCACCTTGACAATCACTGTACACAACTGAATCGGCTTCTTCCCTTTCCGGAATAGGGCTTCTATTCTCTCCTTGCGCTTGGGTCGACATTAAAGTAGGACCTCCCTCATAAACGCTTCTTCGTGGCCCATCAAGAGAAACACCAGTAAAGCCACCAGTTGGACTTTTTTCCTGTACATTCTGAAAGTCGGTCCAATTCTGTTCCTCCAAAATCTGATTTGGACTTTGAAAAGCGTGGCAGTCCATCTGCCCATCCTTAACGAATGGCTGAGTCTCACCTTCGACCTCAACCAAATTTAAAAGCATTTTCGATCCTCCCTTCACCGCCCCCTCAAAATTAGTTTCCTCAACAAACGTGTCTTCAACGGTTTGGAACAAAGGAGACGGAACGATGATTTCTTGGAGAACCGAAACATCACCATCCCTTTCACCGCTCTCGTTCCGATCTCCGAAGGTTGCAGATGCCGGATCCATGGAATCATCCCCGCTCGTCCATCCCGAATCCGACCCCGAATCCTCGAGCTCCGACTCTCCGATCATGGAAGTGAAAGGATTCTCGTGAATTTCCTCAATGCGAAACGTGAACCTTGCTCCATTAATACAACACTCCGTCACTTGATCAATGGATCTAAGGCCCGTGGATATTTGAATCAAAGCAAcatccaatttttctttttctttcgtcTTCTCATGCATCTTCAACACCCGACCGAACTTTGCAGTTGCCAACTCAAAGAAACGAGGATTCCATGCATGTAGTGGAATCCCGGCCCACCTCGTCCACACAACTCGTTGTTGAAACACATCCACAACgttccatttcctcttccaTTGAAACCAGAACTCACTCCATTCATCCATCTCCGTTAAAACTTTTTCTGTTGGCGCGTCGCAGACACTACGAATCAACACCAAATTTCCTCCCATCGTCGTCACTTTCAGTTTGCCAGCACTTTCACTATTGATTTCCTCATTAATCTCTTCCCACAAGAACTCATTTTTGATGAAACCCGTGAAAGCTCCATCTAGCCATCGTGTTTCCTCATCCGAAGTTTTAAACTGAAGCAAATCTGAAAGTCCTGACTCTCCTTCTTTGGATCCAGTGAGTACCTCCTTAAAAGAAACCCCCATCATCCTTTTTGCGGCATGCACGAGCTTATGCTTTTCCGGCTTTCTACCTGCGTCAGATTTTATTCCCTTCCCTTTACTTCCTTGGACCTTCACTTCTCTCTCGAATCTCGGTTTGAACACCCTAATTTTATAGCTCCCAATCCACAACTTATTCAACTGCACTAGCAAACCGTCCCTATCTTCCACATCTTCGaagcgaacaaaaccgaaaggtTTCCCTTTTTTGTCTCTCTTTCTTGGACAAAAGATGTCTGTCGGTTCTCTCACGGAACCGAACTTTCTCCTCAAAAAATCGAAGCTACATTCTTCTGGAATGTTGTTGAAAAAGAATGTAACTCTTTTTGCTTCATTCTCGTCTCTTTCTTTCCAATGTTTCGAAAACCTTTGAGTCTTTTGGTTTAACTGCTTCTTCACCATCCCATCTTGTCCGGTCCTCACCACCCCTCGTCTCCTCACCTCTCTCCATACCTCATCTCCCATCTCTTAAATTGGAACTATTCTGCCATTATCATTTACCAACAATCTGTCATCACCATTCACTCAACTCCAACAACAACCAATCAGTTGAACACAATCGAGGTAATTTGTTATCTCAAGCACTCAATTCAGTTCAcatccatatttagcataatcacAGTTCATCAACCTCAAATAGCCATGGGATGCTTTACAACAGATCACTCACTCGATTGGGAGGCGGCAGATCTGTTATGGGAAGCGGCAGATCTGGGACGGCGGCTGGCGGTGCGCACGAAGGTCGGCGGCTGAGCTCTGGCGATGCGTGCGGAGGTTGACTGCTGGGCTTTGTCTGTGGTCAACGGCTGGGCTGTGGCTGTCTGGATCGACGAAAGCTTGAGAGTTGAGAGGAGACAACACTCACAGATCTGTTATGAGAAGCGGCAGATCTGGGACGGCGGCTGAGCTCTGAACGGCGTCTGAACGGCGGCTGGCGGTGCGCACGAAGGTCGGCGGCAGATCTGTTATAGTATCATCAGTTTCTCTCTCCCCAATTTCAAATTGTCGTTCCCTCACAGCGAAGCACACGATGTTCTCTCAGCGACAGCGACGTTTTCAGTGCAGCAGTAGCGCAACGTTCTTCCTCCAGCAGCATCGACGCGATCTTTctccagcagcagcggcgcggCGGCGAATCCTTCGGCGTTCTCTCCCGCACGATCCTCAGTCAGTGACCTTCTCGAAGCGGCAACGGCGTTCCCGATGCGGCAGCGGCGCGACCAGATCTCCGATTCTTCTCTCTCTGATTGTGCTTGAAATTATGCTCTCATACAGGTCATAATCACAGCTCATCGGAGGAGAGCTCCCCGTATACAAGCAAGAAAAAAAATCctttttgtttaattatgttaatactccctttgtctcgtatatatatatatatatatatatatatatatatatatatatatatatatatatgttgattgaAATTTTcacaagaattaaaaaaaatcattaaaaataaaaatatataagtaaatttttttaatttgttcatatttattatttaattatatattaaaattgaagtaaattaaagaattaaataggaatataatagtaaataaataaaaaaatattactttttattaaaataaaccTATGTAAATGGGACATccgaaaaatgaaaataagccTATATatgtgggatggagggagtgacccgggttcgatccctcttgggagcgaattggagattggagatataaggtggatttggtgaatggagagataaggtggttcttggagtggatgggaaactaattactaacatctaacatgactttgaccgatcaaaaaaaaaaaaatgtgggatggagggagtataatattacgatatttttttatttttttatttttatatttggagaTTCAACAGCTGCaagctagcagctccttcttTTGCACTCTTCAATAATACTTCTCcataaccagggggcttagcccactggctaCCGgatcctcacttaagtgaagtgacccgggttcgatccctcttgggagcgaattggagattggagatataaggtggatttggtgaatggagagataaggtggttcttggagtggattgGGAACTAATttctaacatctaacatgactttgaccgataaaaaaaaaataataataatacttctccaccaaaaaaataatataaataaaaatgacaaaGTAGAGGGCTTTGATTAAAGGAGGAAGCATTTCATTAGGATTCCATT comes from Salvia miltiorrhiza cultivar Shanhuang (shh) chromosome 3, IMPLAD_Smil_shh, whole genome shotgun sequence and encodes:
- the LOC131014751 gene encoding auxin-responsive protein SAUR32-like, whose amino-acid sequence is MHMPHIHFHHGGGAARRSIPKGCLAVMVGQGAEQQRFVIPVMYVNHPLFTQLLKASEEEYGFDQKGPINIPCHVEEFCHVRGLIDKETAEHGGHHHHLNHHHHHHHQFLCFKA